Below is a genomic region from Oxyura jamaicensis isolate SHBP4307 breed ruddy duck chromosome 6 unlocalized genomic scaffold, BPBGC_Ojam_1.0 oxy6_random_OJ69603, whole genome shotgun sequence.
CTCGAGGTGCTCGGGGGACGCGGCGGGACCGGGGCTCCCTGCCAACCGACCCGTAGCGGACCGCGGAGAACGGGAGCGGCTCCGTTGGGACCGCGGGGAAcgggagcgcggcggggccgaTACTCACTCGGGTCGCGGGCCGCGGGGtccagctcctctcctgggCCGGGGGCCTCGCAGGAGCCGCGCAGCACGGCGTGCACGTAGCTGTCGGTGGAGATCCGTGCGTCCGCCTGGCCGCCGGGCGCTGTCAGGTAGGACAGCTtgtcctcctcttcttcctcctcgcCGTCGGAGAAGCGGGCGCCGTCAGCGGCCGCCAGCAGGCAGGCGGCGGGGTGGAAGTGGTGCTCCAGGTGGTGCGGGAGCTGGGCCCCATAGTGcgggtcctgctgctgctgctccaggttGAGGATGTCTTTGACAGAGAAGGGGGTGGAGGTGACGGGGCTCGGTAACATCATCGGGGCAGCGAAGCAAGCGGCCGGGGAGTCCCGCGGGCCCGGCGGCGCTCGGGCTGCGGCTCGGCGGGGAGCGCCGCGCCCGGTGCGGGGGGAGCAGGCAGCGCCGAGAGACGAGGGGCCGCGCCTGCTCCTGTCTAAGTTGCCTCCATTAGCCCGGCGCTGGGGGTCTGCGTTTTGTTACAGCTTCTGCAGGGACAGCCAAGGGCTCAGGAGCCTCCTCTGCCCCGGGCCGGCACGTCACGGCGaggaggggccgggggccgggggcggcctcGCCATTGGAGGGAGGGGGAGACAGAGCCGGC
It encodes:
- the LOC118157479 gene encoding homeobox protein Nkx-2.3-like — encoded protein: MMLPSPVTSTPFSVKDILNLEQQQQDPHYGAQLPHHLEHHFHPAACLLAAADGARFSDGEEEEEEDKLSYLTAPGGQADARISTDSYVHAVLRGSCEAPGPGEELDPAARDP